The following nucleotide sequence is from Psychroflexus torquis ATCC 700755.
CATTTATTTCCCAAACAAAAGAGTCTCCGTTTATTGGAGAGTAACTACCATATAGATAGGTCGTTTTATAAATATGTTGATAGGTCACTATTGGCTTTACACCGCTAGCGGTTATGTATTTTCCAAGATGATTCATCATTCCAAATCGAGCTTCATCTTGAAAGTATAAATTAACAGAGTCGTAACTATCTTTATTAAGACTAATTCTAATGTTATCTAGCGTATTAGGGAGTTTTTAAAAAAGCTTTTTCAGCCTCTACATCTTTTTTGTAGTGAGATTTCCTAGGAGTCTTGGGTTTTGTTTTAAAATGTTGAATCAAATACTCACGGATCCGTTGGTACTTAACAACTACGCCATACTCTTGTTCTACCCAATTTTGAGCATCCCAGTATCCCAAAAAAGGATTATTTGGGTCATGTACTCTTTGGGATAAACCCTTATGTATTTGTGGTGTAATAATTTTAGACGTTTTATTTTTAGGCTTATCAGTTAACATCATCTCAACCCCACCAGCATTGTAGTTCACAATCCACCTTTCTAGGGTTCTGATATGAATCCCTAAAAAATCAGCTAATTCTTGTCGGGTTTCAAATTTGCCAGACTTAATGGCTAGCAAACTCTTTAAACGTTTTTCTGCTTTTAAGGTTTTCTGTTTTAACAAGAGTTTGTTTAGCTCCGAATCTGATTCCTTGATCTCTAAAATTGCTTTTCTTCCCATTCATAAATATACGAAAAATATACGGCAATACAAAACATATTTGGTATTAATTCTCATTTAGGCATACATTTAAAGGGAATTCCCAATAACAATGTTCCTAGTCCAGATACAATTCAAAGAGGTCTCAAAGAATTAACGACAGAGAATGCGATTTATCAATCAAAATCTGGCATAAACTATGATTTTAACATCAACAAAAAGCTAAATTTACTCAATATTAAGTCTTTACTTTTAACCAAACAATTGGAATCAAATAAGAGCTACGATTTTGATTATGACAATCAAATAACAGCTAATAAAAAATATGATGCAAAACGCACATACAAGAAGAATAAAGGTTACTTCCCAGGTGTAGCAACGATTGGCGACAATATTGTTTATATTGAAAACCGAGACGGAAATGCCAATGTAAAATTTAAACAAGCACAAACACTTGAGAATGCCTATGGTCTATTGAACTCGCAAGGCATTACTATAAATCGCTCAAGGATGGATGCAGGATCATATTCAAAAGAGATTATAGAGGTCGTTGCAAAAAACAGTAAACTATTTTACATAAGAGCCAATAAAAGTGATGCTGTTTTTGAACAAATACAAGAAATAAGTGACTGGATAGATATTGAGTTAAACTACAAAAACTATAAAGTAGCTTCGATACGGTTTAAGCAATTTAACGAAGATAAAAATTATCGTTTGGTAATTATGCGAGAAAAAACAACTAATAATCAGGTTGATGCTTTTACTGGGGACACTTTCAAATACCGTTCAATACTTACAAGTGATTGGGAAAATACAGAAAAACAAATTATTGAATATTACAATAATAGAGGAGCAAGCGAAAAGATTTTTGATGTAATGAATAATGATTTTGGCTGGAAACGAATGCCTTTTTCATTTCTAAATCAAAACAATACCTTTATGATTATTACAGCACTGATAAAAAATTTCTACACTTATTTTGTTGTTTTAGTCTCAAAGGTGTTTGAAAATATTGCGCCAACAACTCGTCTTAAAAGGTTTGTTTTTAGATTCATAAACGTGGCTGGTAAATGGGTGTATCAAGGCAGGAATTGGGTATTAAAACTCTACAGTGAAGCACCTTATGAACAGCTTTTGATTTAAAAAACAACATTTTTTTAAGAACATAGGATAACTATGCCTTGTAAGATTATTTAAAACAACACAAAAGCCTGTTTATCAATGTCTTATTAAATTAACAGCATTTCTAGAAACAAACAAGAAAAAACGTCATTTCAAAAGCAGTTGGAAAAGAGAAATCTTGTTTTTTTTATGCAAATTCCCTTCAAAATAAATTCAAAATATGATGTTTTATAGGAACTTTGTAGATTTGAAGTCAACTTGCGGATTTAAGGTTTAATAAAAATACAAAAAAAACTTTCGCTATGGAATTTAGAGGTAAGCGTTCATCTGTATCTTAATGAGTACTTAGCTATAAAAGAAAAATATGGCAGAAACAAAAGACGCAAGGTTGAGTACAGAATTTCAGTTTAGAAGATTTAGG
It contains:
- a CDS encoding helix-turn-helix domain-containing protein, giving the protein MGRKAILEIKESDSELNKLLLKQKTLKAEKRLKSLLAIKSGKFETRQELADFLGIHIRTLERWIVNYNAGGVEMMLTDKPKNKTSKIITPQIHKGLSQRVHDPNNPFLGYWDAQNWVEQEYGVVVKYQRIREYLIQHFKTKPKTPRKSHYKKDVEAEKAFLKTP